TCCAGTCCTGAAAGTAAAGCCATTAAAGGCATCTCTTCTATCAATGATACCAGCTTGATCACTGTTCAGGGGTTAGGCATGGTTGGCGTTATTGGGGTAAACTATCGTATTTTTAGAGCTTTGGCTCAAGGAGGAATCAGCGTGTTTCTTGTTTCGCAGGCTTCATCAGAGAACAGTACCTCTATCGGAGTACGCAATGATGATGCAAAGTTGGCTTGTGATGTGTTGAATGGCGAGTTCCATAAAGAAATAGAGATGGGAGAAATTGCGACTGTAGTTGCAGAGAATGACTTGGCAACCATTGCTGTTGTGGGAGAGAATATGAAACATACTCCGGGCATTGCAGGTAAGTTGTTTGGTACGCTCGGACGGAACGGTATTAATGTTATTGCATGCGCACAAGGAGCTTCGGAAACGAATATCTCATTTGTTGTTGCAGCAAAATCATTGCGCAAATCCCTCAATGTGATTCACGACTCTTTCTTCTTATCAGAATATCAGGTTTTAAATCTTTTCATTTGTGGGGTAGGAACAGTTGGTAGCAGCTTGATTGATCAGATACGTTGCCAACAAGAAAAGTTAGCTCATGAAAATGGCTTAAAACTGAATGTTGTTGGTATTGTAGATGGTGCTCATGCAATGTTCTGTCGAGATGGCTTTGATTTGACCGATTATCAAGATAAACTTAAAAAAGCTCCTGTTGACAATTCTACTGCACTTCTTCACGATGAAGTGATAGGAATGAATATTTTCAATTCCGTTTTTGTTGATTGTACGGCTAGTGCAGAAGTAGCCTCTTTATATAAAGACTTTCTGCAACATAATATCTCTGTTGTAGCAGCCAATAAAATAGCGGCCTCATCTGCTTATGATAACTATCGGGAGTTGAAACAGATTGCCCGCCATCGGGGAGTGAAATTCTTGTTTGAAACCAATGTGGGTGCAGGGCTTCCTATAATCAACACCATTAATGATTTAATTAATAGTGGTGATAAAATACTAAAGATTGAGGCAGTACTTTCGGGTACCTTGAATTATATTTTCAATAAAATTAGTGCGGATATTCCTTTTAGTCAGACTATCAAGATGGCTCAGGAGGAGCGCTACTCGGAACCTGATCCACGGATTGATTTAAGTGGCAAGGATGTTATTCGTAAGTTGGTTATTCTGGCTCGTGAGGCAGGATATAGGTTGGAACAAGAGGATGTGGAAAAGAACCTATTTATCCCGACAAGCTTCTTTGAAGGCTCTTTAACTGAATTTTGGGAACGTATTTCTAGTGTAGATGCTGAGTTTGAGGCACGACGCAAAGTGCTTGCCGAAAGTAACAAGCATTGGCGTTTTGTAGCTAAATTTGAGAACGGCAAAGCGTCTGTAGGTTTGCACGAAGTGGATGTAAATCATCCGTTCTATGCTCTTGAGGGTAGTAACAATATTATTTTGCTTACTACTGAGCGTTATAAAGAGTATCCGATGATGATTCAAGGATACGGTGCCGGTGCAGGGGTAACTGCTGCCGGAGTATTTGCAGATATTATGAGTATTGCTAATGTATAAACGAAGATGAAACATATCATTATATTAGGCGACGGAATGGCCGATTGGGCAGTGAAGTCGTTGGGAGAAAAGACGCTCCTGCAATATGCAAAGACGCCTTATATGGACATGCTTGCCCGGATGGGGCGTAATGGCAGGCTACAGACAGTAGCCGAAGGTTTCCATCCGGGTAGCGAAGTGGCTAATTTATCTGTCTTGGGCTATAATCTGCCTAAGGTCTACGAAGGGCGTGGCGCTTTGGAAGCGGCAAGTATTGGCATTGATCTGAAGCCGGGAGAAATGGCGATGCGCTGCAATCTTATCTGTGTGGAGGGTGATATTTTGAAAAACCATTCATCCGGGCACATTTCTACTGAAGAGGCTGATGTGCTGATTCAATTTTTGCAAGAAAAGTTAGGAAACGAGAGGGTGCATTTCCATACGGGTGTGTCTTATCGTCATTTGTTAGTCATCAAAGGAGGAAATAAACAGCTTGATTGTACCCCTCCTCATGATGTTCCTCTTCGCCCTTTTCACCCTTTAATGGTGAAACCTACCTTACCGGAAGCTCAGGAAACAGCCGATTTGATTAACGATTTGATTTTAAAATCTCAAGAGTTATTAAAAGATCATCCGTTAAACCTGAAACGCATAGCTGAGGGTAAAGATCCGGCTAATAGTATTTGGCCCTGGTCGCCGGGCTATCGTCCGCAGATGGAAACTTTATCTGACACTTTTTCGCAAATAAAATCGGGTTCTGTTATCTCTGCTGTTGATCTGATTCGAGGCATTGGTTATTATGCCGGATTAAAACGCTTGGAGGTAGAAGGTGCTACGGGGCTTTATGATACGAATTATGAGAATAAGGTCGCAGCTGCTTTGGAGGCACTGAAAACGGATGACTTTGTTTATTTGCATATCGAAGCGAGCGATGAAGCGGGGCACGAGGGAGACGTCGCTCTGAAGCTTAAGACGATTGAAAATTTGGATAGTCGTGCGGTAGGCCCTATCTATGAAGCAGTTAAAGACTGGGAAGAGCCTGTGGCAATTGCTGTTTTGCCCGATCATCCTACTCCTTGCGAACTTAGAACACATACTTCAGATCCTATCCCATTTCTTATTTGGTATCCCGGCATCACTCCTGACGGTGTGCAAACTTATGATGAAGTTGCGGCTTGCGAAGGTGATTACGGTTTGCTAAAGGAAGATGAGTTTATGAAAGAATTTATGAATGCTAATAAATAAGGATGATGAAGTATTATAGTACCAACAAGCAGGCGCCTGTAGCCTCTCTTCAAGAAGCCGTAGTTAAAGGACTAGCTTCTGATAAAGGGCTTTTCATGCCTGAGCAGATAAAAAAAATGCCAAAAGAATTTTTTGATACGATCGAAAAACTTTCTTTTCAGGAGATTGCTTATCGAGTAGCAGACGCTTTCTTTGGTGATGATGTACCGGCAGATACATTGAAGCAAATTGTATATGATACTTTGAACTTTGATGTTCCCTTGGTTCCTGTAAGTGAAAAGATCTATTCATTGGAATTATTCCATGGACCTACTTTAGCTTTTAAGGATGTGGGGGGGCGCTTTATGGCACGTTTGCTTGGCTATTTCATTCGCAAAGAAGGCTTGAAAAATGTTAATGTGCTGGTTGCCACTTCGGGAGATACCGGAAGTGCTGTTGCTAACGGTTTTCTAGGTGTGGAAGGGATTCATGTATATGTACTTTATCCCAAAGGAAAGGTTAGTGAAATACAAGAGAAGCAGTTCACTACTTTAGGGCAGAATATCACTTCTTTAGAGATTGACGGAACTTTCGATGATTGTCAGGCATTGGTCAAATTAGCTTTT
This is a stretch of genomic DNA from uncultured Bacteroides sp.. It encodes these proteins:
- the thrA gene encoding bifunctional aspartate kinase/homoserine dehydrogenase I produces the protein MKVMKFGGTSVGSVNSILSVKKIVEAVEEPVIVVVSALGGITDKLIHMSKVAAAGDPAYEGEFREIVYRHVEMIKQVIPDADEQSLLQRQVGELLNELKDIFQGIYLIKDLSPKTSDTIVSYGERLSSIIVAKLIKGASCFDARLFIKTERKHSKHTLDAELSNSLIKQTFKELPKVAVVPGFISSDKENSDVTNLGRGGSDYTAAILAAALDVDSLEIWTDVDGFMTADPRVISTAYTINELSYVEATELCNFGAKVVYPPTIYPVYHKNIPILIKNTFNPDASGTVIKQNVSSPESKAIKGISSINDTSLITVQGLGMVGVIGVNYRIFRALAQGGISVFLVSQASSENSTSIGVRNDDAKLACDVLNGEFHKEIEMGEIATVVAENDLATIAVVGENMKHTPGIAGKLFGTLGRNGINVIACAQGASETNISFVVAAKSLRKSLNVIHDSFFLSEYQVLNLFICGVGTVGSSLIDQIRCQQEKLAHENGLKLNVVGIVDGAHAMFCRDGFDLTDYQDKLKKAPVDNSTALLHDEVIGMNIFNSVFVDCTASAEVASLYKDFLQHNISVVAANKIAASSAYDNYRELKQIARHRGVKFLFETNVGAGLPIINTINDLINSGDKILKIEAVLSGTLNYIFNKISADIPFSQTIKMAQEERYSEPDPRIDLSGKDVIRKLVILAREAGYRLEQEDVEKNLFIPTSFFEGSLTEFWERISSVDAEFEARRKVLAESNKHWRFVAKFENGKASVGLHEVDVNHPFYALEGSNNIILLTTERYKEYPMMIQGYGAGAGVTAAGVFADIMSIANV
- a CDS encoding cofactor-independent phosphoglycerate mutase, whose product is MKHIIILGDGMADWAVKSLGEKTLLQYAKTPYMDMLARMGRNGRLQTVAEGFHPGSEVANLSVLGYNLPKVYEGRGALEAASIGIDLKPGEMAMRCNLICVEGDILKNHSSGHISTEEADVLIQFLQEKLGNERVHFHTGVSYRHLLVIKGGNKQLDCTPPHDVPLRPFHPLMVKPTLPEAQETADLINDLILKSQELLKDHPLNLKRIAEGKDPANSIWPWSPGYRPQMETLSDTFSQIKSGSVISAVDLIRGIGYYAGLKRLEVEGATGLYDTNYENKVAAALEALKTDDFVYLHIEASDEAGHEGDVALKLKTIENLDSRAVGPIYEAVKDWEEPVAIAVLPDHPTPCELRTHTSDPIPFLIWYPGITPDGVQTYDEVAACEGDYGLLKEDEFMKEFMNANK